The Portunus trituberculatus isolate SZX2019 chromosome 19, ASM1759143v1, whole genome shotgun sequence genome contains a region encoding:
- the LOC123506203 gene encoding LOW QUALITY PROTEIN: mitochondrial import inner membrane translocase subunit TIM44-like (The sequence of the model RefSeq protein was modified relative to this genomic sequence to represent the inferred CDS: inserted 1 base in 1 codon), whose product MSGRTAHFWRVAGLIKDMRMGHRGVVAMRAKGRLGLQPSALTPLSTHHMALTMQQRGYSATPPPQRPPTFLGKIIENFREELNRNQKMKESLKEFRKDMEKLEKSEALQKVREKYQTVEEETAEGTKKAKQQFYTIKKKVSETMEEAHKAEILQKASKLTEEATKQAQKVGQTISQKGEEISKTQTYRTISDTAKAVKEEIDQSTFGGAGARVYQAPKKLRKRVERDADAEKRIIQANTEARGITLHKDSQFAQSWQNFKDNNPYVNKVLVWKTKLDESDXPLVRASVLMKDKMSELFGGVFQRTELSEALTEICKMDPTFDKERFLLECEYDMIPNVLEAMITPDLEILQDWCYERAYSLLATPVKQAYELGLKFDSKVLDVDNVDLVMGKVMEEGPVLAVSFQSQQIMCLRNKKGEVVEGDPSKVLRVQYVWVLCRDQTELDSRAAWRILDLSAQSTEQLV is encoded by the exons ATGAGTGGCCGAACAGCACACTTTTGGCGGGTTGCCGGCCTCATTAAG GACATGAGGATGGGACACAGAGGGGTGGTGGCAATGAGGGCGAAAGGAAGGCTTGGGCTGCAGCCTTCTGCCCTAACCCCCCTCTCTACACACCACATGGCTCTCACG ATGCAGCAGAGGGGTTACAGTGCCACGCCCCCTCCCCAGCGACCTCCAACCTTCCTTGGGAAAATCATTGAGAACTTCAGAGAGGAATTAAACAGAAaccagaagatgaaggaaagtttGAAGGAGTTCAGAAAAGatatggaaaaattggaaaagTCTGAAGCGTTACAAAAAGTCAG AGAGAAATACcagacagtggaggaggagacagcAGAGGGAACAAAGAAGGCCAAGCAACAGTTTTACACCATCAAGAAGAAAGTTAGCGAGACAATGGAGGAAGCACACAAGGCAGAAATTCTTCAAAAGGCAT CCAAACTGACAGAGGAGGCAACAAAGCAAGCTCAGAAAGTTGGACAGACTATCTCACAGAAGGGTGAAGAAATCAGCAAGACCCAGACATACCGCACCATCTCAGACACTGCCAAAGCTGTCAAGGAGGAAATAGACCAGTCCACTTTTGGAGGAGCTGGGGCCAGAGTGTACCAAGCGCCCAAGAAGCTGCGcaaaagagtagagagagatgCTGATGCAGAGAAGAGAATTATTCAG GCAAACACTGAAGCAAGAGGAATAACACTACATAAGGATTCTCAGTTTGCCCAGAGCTGGCAGAACTTTAAGGACAACAACCCTTATGTCAACAAAGTACTTGTGTGGAAGACAAAGCTGGATGAGAGTG AACCGCTAGTCCGTGCCTCAGTGTTAATGAAGGATAAG ATGTCTGAGCTGTTTGGTGGCGTCTTCCAAAGAACAGAGTTGTCCGAAGCTCTCACAGAAATTTGCAAGATGGACCCCACCTTTGACAAGGAGAGGTTCCTGCTGGAGTGTGAATACGACATGATTCCCAATGTGTTAGAGGCGATGATCACTCCTGATTTAGAA ATTTTACAAGACTGGTGCTATGAGAGAGCCTATTCCCTCCTGGCCACCCCTGTCAAGCAAGCCTACGAACTTGGCCTTAAATTTGATTccaag GTTCTGGATGTGGACAATGTGGACTTGGTAATGGgtaaggtgatggaggagggccCTGTGCTTGCGGTGTCATTCCAGTCTCAACAAATCATGTGTCTACGgaacaagaaaggagag GTTGTGGAAGGTGACCCCAGCAAGGTACTACGAGTTCAATATGTGTGGGTGTTATGTCGAGATCAGACTGAATTAGACTCCCGCGCTGCCTGGAGGATACTGGACCTATCTGCCCAGAGCACGGAGCAGCTGGTGTAA
- the LOC123506256 gene encoding hydroxysteroid dehydrogenase-like protein 2, producing the protein MINTGKLAGRTLFITGASRGIGKAIALKAAKDGANVVVAAKTAAPHPKLPGTIFTAAKEIEAAGGQALPCVVDVRDESSIQGAVENAVQQFGGIDILVNNASAISLTGTLSTPMKKYDLMHQINLRGTYLVSKLCVPHLLKSPNPHILNISPPLNMKPRWFRDHVAYTMAKYGMSMCILGMAEEFRDDGIACNALWPRTAIITAAMEMLGGDEVDKQCRKPEIMADAAYAMLIKDSRAYTGHFAVDDEVLKAEGITDLDQYAVDPSCPLMPDFFLDEFDSAAIEQAQKLGAKPKFMDGKVAGSETPKPAAGGQVAQVFAQIETFLSPELVDKTKAVFAFDVSGDEVGKWYIDLKNGSGACGQGDPPATPDATFVMNSNNFFKMFSGSLKPTTAFMTGKLKISGDMGKALKLEKLMGKLKSKL; encoded by the exons atgaTCAACACCGG caaACTTGCAGGACGCACCCTCTTCATCACTGGGGCCAGCAGGGGCATCGGCAAAGCCATTGCCCTCAAGGCCGCCAAGGATGGGGCCAACGTTGTGGTGGCCGCCAAGACAGCCGCCCCACACCCTAAGCTGCCCGGCACCATCTTCACAGCAGCCAAGGAGA TTGAGGCAGCGGGAGGCCAAGCGCTGCCATGCGTGGTGGATGTGAGAGACGAGAGCTCCATCCAGGGTGCCGTGGAAAATGCTGTCCAGCAGTTTGGCGGCATTGACATCCTGGTGAACAATGCCAGTGCCATCTCTCTCACTGGCACTCTCAGCACACCCATGAAGAAGTACGACCTGATGCACCAGATCAACCTGCGAGGGACATACCTGGT GTCCAAGCTGTGTGTGCCTCACCTGCTCAAGAGTCCCAACCCTCACATCCTCAACATCTCCCCACCTCTCAACATGAAACCGCGTTGGTTCCGGGACCATGTGGCGTACACCATGGCCAAGTATGGCATGTCCATGTGCATCCTGGGCATGGCCGAGGAGTTCAGGGACGACGGCATCGCCTGCAACGCACTCTGGCCCCGCACTG CAATCATCACGGCTGCCATGGAGATGCTGGGCGGGGACGAGGTGGACAAACAGTGCAGGAAGCCAGAGATCATGGCGGACGCTGCCTATGCCATGCTTATCAAGGACTCCAGGGCTTACACAGGACACTTTGCTGTGGATGATGAGGTGCTCAAGGCCGAGGGAATCACCGACCTGGACCAGTACGCCGTGGATCCTT CCTGTCCATTGATGCCTGATTTCTTCCTGGACGAGTTTGACTCAGCAGCAATTGAGCAAGCACAGAAGCTCGGCGCCAAGCCCAAGTTCATGGATGGCAAGGTTGCAGGCTCAGAGACACCCAAGCCAGCAGCAGGAGGCCAAGTGGCTCAG GTCTTTGCTCAGATTGAAACCTTCCTGAGCCCTGAGCTGGTGGATAAGACCAAGGCCGTGTTTGCATTTGATGTGTCGGGGGATGAGGTTGGTAAGTGGTACATTGACCTAAAGAATGGCAGTGGTGCGTGTGGCCAGGGCGACCCACCAGCCACCCCTGATGCCACCTTTGTCATGAACAGCAATAACTTCTTCAAGATGTTCTCTGGCTCCCTCAAGCCAACCACTGCCTTCATGACTGGGAAGCTCAAGATTTCTGGAGACATGGGCAAGGCACTCAAGCTGGAGAAGCTGATGGGCAAGCTCAAGTCAAAATTGTAA
- the LOC123506255 gene encoding LOW QUALITY PROTEIN: RNA polymerase-associated protein Rtf1-like (The sequence of the model RefSeq protein was modified relative to this genomic sequence to represent the inferred CDS: inserted 2 bases in 1 codon), with the protein MNKRKAKPLIDSDSDEEGQSGSGSGSDIDSELLALAKKKKKRSNSESSGGSSPRQKPSAVRSKVATDSDSETSDSDSDWGASRGKKKKMTKTASKNKGKTTGTSQDSDSEGTRAARASASEPEEGEVSDTNSSDSDVDLNEEFDDGLDENMIGDEEDRARLEQMTEKEREQEIYNRIEKREVMRTRFEIEKKLKLAKKKEQKKRKEKEGDKPKEKRQPVLTNRTKTLEERAGRNDKFAALKAKRVNKIQKAEEERQKKEREAEEKRRRKEEREKSMDSDSNVEDGKSKKLKASDVYSSDDSGSESDKSTKSDKSTKRRSSSSSSSSSSDGDSDSGSPCVEEATAKPSRARFAAKLPKSHGKETNTKMTKKAESKKLPSSTSSCASPSSSSSSCFSDSSDSNVSPKKTRTDRSKDSHRSRESRPKFVTCREDLEKIRLSRHKMERFVHLPIFSKAIIGCFVRIGIGSNQGRPVYRVAEITAVCETAKIYQLGNTRTNKGLRLKHGSQERVFRLEFVSNSPFQESEYNKWVEDCGSWHXELPSMIHVDQKQKDIHDLLYYQFSSEDIDKMVEEKARFNHNPTNFAVAKTLLMKEKDIAAQKGDDESVEKLREKIADLDEKANSLDKRRTQTIAAISYINERNRKNNVEKAEKAIMAEIEAKKGTKVEDPFTRRSTRPTMVTRTREPDIQSSEMLIKVEMERKMKQEEEKRRKEEELNRKKQDEEKKKDEERKRIQAEDLFAAHDFDVKIDLDVTIPGNASAPVGPRQNLGSATNGSSVSAAPKRSLNLEEYKKKKGLI; encoded by the exons ATGAACAAGAGGAAGGCCAAGCCGCTCATTGACTCGGATAGCGATGAGGAAGGCCAGAGCGGATCCGGATCAGGCTCAGACATTGATTCG GAGTTACTGGCGCtggcgaagaaaaagaagaagcgatCCAACAGTGAGTCGTCTGGCGGGTCGTCTCCGAGGCAGAAGCCGTCCGCTGTCCGCTCGAAGGTGGCCACGGACAGTGACTCGGAGACCAGCGACTCTGACTCAGACTGGGGCGCCtccagagggaaaaagaaaaagatg ACGAAGACAGCCAGCAAGAACAAAGGCAAGACCACCGGCACCTCCCAGGACAGTGACTCAGAGGGCACCAGAGCAGCACGGGCCAGCGCATCTGAAccagaggaag GTGAAGTCTCGGACACAAACAGCAGCGACTCGGATGTTGACCTGAACGAGGAGTTTGATGATGGCCTGGACGAGAACATGataggagatgaggaggacCGGGCGCGACTCGAACAGATGACGGAGAAGGAGCGAGAGCAGGAGATTTACAAcaggatagagaagagagaggtcaTGAGGACACGCTTTGAAATTGAGAAGAAACTGAAGCTGGCcaagaaaaaggaacagaagaagaggaaagaaaaggaaggagacaagcCAAAG GAGAAGAGGCAGCCTGTACTAACAAACAGAACCAAGACGTTAGAGGAGCGAGCTGGCCGGAATGATAAGTTTGCAGCACTGAAAGCCAAGAGAGTCAATAAAATacagaaag cggaagaggagagacagaagaaggaaCGTGAagcggaagagaagaggaggaggaaagaggaacgaGAGAAATCGATGGACTCTGATTCAAATGTAGAAGatggaaagagtaaaaaactgaag GCATCAGATGTGTACAGCTCAGATGACAGTGGATCAGAGAGTGACAAGTCAACTAAATCTGACAAATCGACCAAGAGaagatcctcctcttcctcctcgtcttcctcctcagaTGGTGACAGTGATTCTGGCAG CCCCTGTGTGGAGGAGGCCACTGCCAAACCCAGCAGGGCAAGATTTGCTGCAAAGCTTCCAAAGAGCCACGGGAAAGAAACCAATACTAAGATGACCAAGAAGGCCGAGTCAAAAAAATtgccttcttccacttcttcttgcgcttccccctcctcttcctcttcttcatgtttTAGTGATTCAAGTGACAGCAATGTGTCACCTAAGAAGACCAGAACTGACAG GTCTAAAGACAGCCACCGCTCAAGGGAATCCAGACCCAAGTTTGTGACGTGTCGAGAGGACCTGGAGAAGATCCGACTCTCTCGCCACAAGATGGAGCGTTTTGTCCACCTGCCAATATTCTCTAAGGCCATCATCGGCTGCTTTGTCAGGATAGGCATCGGCAGCAACCAGGGGCGGCCCGTgtacagg GTTGCAGAGATAACAGCAGTGTGTGAGACAGCAAAGATCTACCAGTTGGgcaacacaagaacaaataaagGACTGAGGCTGAA ACACGGGTCACAAGAGAGAGTGTTCCGGCTGGAGTTTGTAAGCAACAGTCCGTTCCAAGAGTCAGAGTACAACAAGTGGGTGGAGGACTGCGGCTCATGGCA TGAGCTGCCCTCCATGATACACGTGGACCAGAAACAGAAGGATATCCACGACCTCCTCTACTACCAGTTCAGCAGTGAGGACATAGACAAG atggtAGAAGAGAAGGCTCGGTTCAACCACAACCCAACCAACTTTGCTGTGGCCAAGACGTTACTCATGAAGGAGAAGGACATCGCTGCTCAGAAGGGAGATGATGAG TCTGtggagaaattgagagagaaaattgcAGATCTTGATGAGAAAGCGAACAGTCTTGACAAGCGCAGGACTCAAACCATCGCCGCCATCTCCTACATCAATGAACGCAACCGCAAAAACAATGTAGAGAAAGCAGAGAAGGCAATTATG GCGGAGATTGAAgcgaagaaaggaacaaaagttGAGGATCCATTCACCCGGCGGTCGACTCGGCCCACCATGGTCACCCGGACCAGGGAACCCGACATCCAGTCCTCGGAGATGCTCATCAAGGTGGAGATGGAACGGAAAatgaagcaagaagaagagaagagaagaaag GAAGAGGAGCTCAACAGAAAGAagcaggatgaagaaaagaagaaagacgaagagcgGAAGAGAATACAAGCGGAAGATTTATTTGCTGCTCACGATTTTGATGTCAAGATCGATTTGGATGTAACAATTCCTGGTAATG CCTCAGCTCCAGTTGGTCCCAGACAAAACTTGGGGAGTGCAACAAACGGCAGTTCAGTGAGTGCCGCTCCCAAGAGATCGCTAAATCTTGAagagtacaagaagaagaaaggtttaATATGA